CGTCCTGCATCTCGTTCAGGCACTGCATGTACCGCTGAAGGAGTTTACGCTTCTCGgccattttgtttaaaatttaaatttgttttaaaatgccTGTTTATACTTTAGCCAAAAAATTTTACTAAATTGAGGAATATAGGAAATAAGGTTCAAAGGTAGCTTTTACAgcaacaaaattttgttttataaaattggttttggttttcagaGAATATTTGAAAGGTTTCCCCTACAATTACTTCAATactttaaaatacattttattggaTGTCTAACTAATAaatatactttattttctagTCAATTAATCAATAAGTTTGAgttttgaattgaaaataattttaaattgctTCCAAACGTCTACCTAAATCGATTTCTTTGTCTTCATTTTCTACAATtacttaatattttctatCATAAGTCCTATCAATTTAATTGcaataatttcaaaatatgACATGAAATATACCTTATCAAtagctattttattttataatttctgaTGTCAGTCAGCATTTGATAAAATCTATTCCCCGTGTTAAGCAGTGTAACTTTCTTTATTTCAAGTGATTAGATTAAAATTATACAGATTACAATATAAACGGGGCAGTTGGGAGGAGTGGGTTGGTCACCCGACCTTGAAAAgctcatttttttgtttttttttttgcaatatcGCCTCTCCGCCTGTCTCATTTCCGATATGTGCGAAAACTGCTCGGCAACAGATTGAAGATAGAGGTGCATAGAACAGGGTCCTCGTTACGGAAGGGTTCCTCCTTGGCAGCAATTCTGGCATCAATGCTCTGGCCAATATAGATGGGTATGTCGTCGGTGGCAAATTCGCGTATAAATTGACGACAGACACCACACGGGGTGGTGAACACATCTGGTTCATAGGCCACAACAGCTCCGACTGAGAACTCGGTGGTGCCCTCGCTTACGGCTTTGGCAAGAGCTGTTCTTTCGGCACACGAGCTGGGCGTAAAGGCAGCATTCTCCACATTGCAGCCGGCAAAGATTTGGTCATTGTCCTTGGCCCGAAAAGCAGCACCGACCTTGAATCCACTATATGGCACATAGGCACGTTGGCGTACCTCGAAGGCGGCCCTAAGAAGTTGCTGAACCGTGGTATCTGAAAGTCAAATTAATCCACGTCACAAAGGGTTTAAAATTAATGGTTTgaactttttttaataaatgattctTAATTTAGAAAACTTAAACCAAGATcgaaaaaaaacactaaagtttcTTCCTGGTCAGATTCAGGAATCTTACCCAGACTGCCAAAGGTAACAACTTCCTCCGCCTTTTCTGGACGGGAAAAATTTTCAGTCAGATGCgacattattatttaatatttttagtcaATGGAGGCACGcccctttttgttttgcccacaaaataaatttgttatatttttagcGAAGCGAGTGCGTGGCTTCTTGTTTCTCCTCTGAACGTCCGCTGGCAAATGGACGGCTTCTGGTGACGACGCGGCGCTAAGTTGGCTATGATAATAGCAATAGTTCTCTCTACCGAACGGTGGTGACGAAAATAAACACTTGGCCAACACGGAGAGGGAGAGATAAGGCAGCGATCGATGATCGGAGAGCAGccataataaacaaaacagaTGGTATCGTTAGCCCCAGCTATCAATTCCATCAACAACAACGAGGGGTGGGTTTACTATACATAAAAACATTAGAAAGTAGGGACTTCACAAAAATTGATATATTGCACATAGACTGCAGTTGAAATGCATCCGGCCCGtctattttccgttcgagaaGCTAAAGCTGTTGGGTAGAAGTTGGAGCACGCTGGTACATAGAACCCTCAGTGGCAGATTGCTCGGTTTGGCAGCGTACAAGGGTATGTCCTTGCCATTGACGAACTCCGACAGGAACTGCCTGCAGACGCCGCATGGCGTGGTGAATCCATTGTCCTGCTGGGCCACCACCGCACAGGCCACAAAGTCACGCTTGCCCTCACTGAAAAAtacaattattaaaagttgTGGATAGGCCTTATGGGagttacatatgtatatattttttaatgaatgaCATTGCTGGAATAAATATTCaagaatttatatttactCTGTTTCACTAAAAACATTGTTAATCAATGATTTTAGCTGATAAGCTATAATTATATGATTATTGACGCAatagcgaaaaaaaaatggaaaatccaaTATTAAAAGTGCGTTTATGTATTACGCCTCATTAAGCTTAAACTTCCTTGAAGCACTTGTGCCACCTTAGATTATTGACCCACTGACCTGATGGCCTTGACAGCCGCTGTGCGCTCCGCGCAAATGCAGGTGGCATAAGCCCCGTTCTCGATGTTGCAACCAGAATATATGGTGCCATCGCTGGTGCGAAGGGCAGCTCCTACCGCAAAGTTGCTGTAAGGGCAATATGCCTGCTTCCTGGCCTCAGTGGCGGCATGGATAAGCTCCTGGATGGCAGGATCTACGGGATGGTAAACGCTTTAATTCTTGAATTTATAAGCTATCCTAACACTTACCCAAGCTGTCAAACTCCCGCACATTCAGCTCGTCTCTGGCTCCATTGATGAACACCTGTGTCATGGCTGTAGTGCTTGGCAAACCGAATATTTCGAAACGGAAAACAGCTCAGCAAACAAACACTTCCAATTATCAGTTCAACCTATAGTTCTCAGCTGTTTAGAAAAGGGTCGTAGTTTGTAGGTTTTAAGGGGGataaattttaactaaacttttattgataaaaaaaatttaaatcttcATCAGGTAGAAATTCATAAACTCTGTATGAACAAAAGGTAAAGTTATGTATGtatacaataaatatttattaaatttatataaatattttattatattttctttaagagGTGGTTTATATATAgggcatatatatttttttaataaattttttgtttaaaaaatagtttaaaaaaagttttaaagaaaaaccCTCTTCCAACTACTCCCTCAGTAGAGGCAAGTATGCCGCAATGTTTTCCAACACTGTCATCCatcaacaagaaaataataaatccaGGTGATTGTGTGTAATTTGTTTACACACTACCACAATCTTTCTGCAACAATAAAATACACGCCGTGTGCCTGTTTTTTTTCCCTGTTATCAAGCAATCCAGAGCCACAATCGGAAAAGTTGCCGACCGATTTGGTGGGCATTACGACCGGATAAACCCAATTAAGTGAGTGGCTGTTCGTCGCGGTTTTCTTACCTCGAAAAAATACACAGAAATTccgatttttgatttttgaaataatGTCGACCAACCCAAGACTCGAGCTGCAACCGTCGGAGGACGTGGAGATCACAATGGGCAGATCTGGCGGCGGAGCTGGAGACGGAATCCAGGAGAGATTGCCGCCCATCAGCGTCGAAGCCCAGCGTTTCCCGTTTTGCATCGTGTGGACTCCCATTCCCGTGCTTACCTGGATTTTCCCGATGATCGGTCACATGGGCATATGTACATCCGCCGGAGTGATCCGTGACTTTGCAGGAGCCTACTTTGTGTCCGAGGATAATATGGCCTTTGGAAAGCCCACTCGCTATCTGCAGTTGCATCCGAAGAATGTCGAAGGCGGCAGCTACGCCTGGGATGAGGCAGTGTCGAAAGCTTCCGTGCTCTATGGCACCCGTATTCACAACATATTCTGCGACAACTGTCACTCCCATGTGGCCACTGCCCTGAGTTACATGCGGTACAAGGACAGCACTTCGTGGAATATGCTGATTTTGAGCATGTGGCTCTTTGGCTGTGGACGATACGTTGGGATTTCGGGTTTCCTTAAGACCTGGTTGCCGTTTGCTATTCTAGTCGCAGTTTGCGTCTTATTGGGCGTCtacttttagtttttaaaattacttaTCGTAATTGTCATGTAGTTTCAATTGATGTGAATGAACTGTCTTATCGCATATATAGTATACatactattttatagtttaatTCCAGACCCGTTAAGGGAATAATTTTCTGAACCAAATAAACAAACGGCTACAGAAGCCGGCAATGCATTCTTAAAATACAAGAAAGCTTTTTACTCTGTAATTTTTAAGGGTTCTTATTTAAAAGAGTGAACCAAGAAGCCACTTTCATATCTTTATAAACATTTAAGGTAGTTTTTTATTCGtagctttcttgtttataagGAAAGCAAACTAACATGTTAGTTGAACATCAATATTCTATGACTTGGAACGGGAAAAGGATGAACTTAACTCTCGAGTGCCTTAGTAATTTCGCCCGCTTGATCAATCAGTTTCTTCCACTGCGTGATGGAAAGCGAGATGCCCTTTCTGCCGGGAAGAGTTTTTCCGTCCTTTTCGTAGTGCTCCCGGATGTCAACCATTTTGCGACCGCGAAATTCGTTAATTGTGACCAAGCGCAACTTCTCAAGCGTCCAGGTATTTTCCTCACTTCTTCCATCCGTTTTCCCAGCCGCCGAAGTCGGCGTCTGTTTTGCTTTCTTGCTCGCCGGCTGATTGCGCTGGATTagaataaatgtaaaaatgtatattgCGATTTTGTAGTGTGTGATATGTATGGGGACTTACGTCTTCAGGACCACTGTCACTCTCCGAGGAAGAGGACTGTTGCTTTTTCTTTATCTTTGGCATTTTCGgttctttttttggcaaattattaattgatGCACAAAATATTGGCGCTTGATAGATGGCAGTGTTGGCTAATAAGTGAATTAGCATTCAGTGTTGCATTAGAAAAGTGTTGCTTAACGAAAATTTGGGTTGGCGgcaaattttgattttgtttaaaaatcttttaatcTTTCAATTTACATAATATTGAACTCGTTATGAAAATCTTTTTAACGTCGTTATTTGTCAACTGGGCTTAAACTGAAACGTCAATGGAGTCAAAGTAAGTTTACATGTTGAAAAAACTTttctcaaaaaattaaaatttaaaaaaaaagtcagaTGCACAAGCGGACTCGGCAGCGTGGCAGAAACTTTTCACCTTCCGAGGAAGTAATGCTTTTGGAGCTTCTCAAACCGTTTAAGGATGTTATCGATAATAAGAAATCCGATGCTACCACCTGTCAGTTAAAAAAGAACGCCTGGCAGCAGTTGGCTTGTCAGTTTTCACTCCAAACTGGCATGCCCCGCTCATGGAGGACCCTTAAGGATAAGTACAAGAATATGAATAGCAAGTTAAGGATCGAGGGATCGTTTTCAAGCCCTAGGCAATCCCAGGAAATGCAGGAACCGGCAAGCAGTTGCGTTTCTGTTGTATACGATGACGATGATCTTGACCAGAATGAGTTTTTAGAACAAGGTAAGAATTAAGCTGCAACCcagttaaataaattttaaaatacctCCACATTATAGGCGAAAATTTCCAAGGAAAATTGATTCAAGAGAAATTAATTCAGCAGGGGGTAAGTTTCAATTTGATTTAATGAATTCAGATTATAGATTTATTTATGCCTAGGAATCCATCCAGGATGTTCCTGTGGAGTTAGAAACTTCAGAAGAATTATCCCCTGAACAAATGAAAGAGGATAAGGTATCTGTTTCTAAACGGAAGCGCTCATTTCAGTATGAACAAATTAAACTCATCTTACTTCAACAACAATTCCAAAATGATGAAAATATAAGGGCCGCTGAGAAACATCACCTGGAGCTAAAATCAATTAGTCTAAGAAACGAACTcttggaattggaattggagGAGAAACGTCGCCGTATGGGAATGTTAAGTTACGTTTAATCAAACAGGAGAAATTAAGCTGATTATacgtataataataatacagtACATAAACGAAAACCATAGATTGACTATTTAGTATTGATGGGAACAGACGGTGCCGGTTCATCAGGGGATCCCTTCAAAGCCTCGTAATCTGTGGGCTGTACTTTTGCGAGCTCCAAGTTGTTTTCTATATAGGGATTGTTCATATCAACGTATtgctaaaataaatattaaatttttataaaatttgtataagCTTATGCAAAAAGAGGATTATTTGACTTACATTGCAAATTTCTGCTCCCAATATTTGCGAAAAACGTTGAACCAGCTCATCAAACAAAGGTCTACTCTTAGGACtgacaaataataaaaaataaaaaaaaataataaataaaaacagtgGTTTCAAGTGCATATTCTCTAATGAATAACTTACATCTTTCGCCAGCATTCCAGCATGATCTCGTAGATCTCCTGGTTGGCATACGGAGGCTTCTCCATGCGGTAGCCATCGTTCAGTTTGTTCAAGAGCTGGCTGGGATCAATACCCGGATACGGCACCTTCGCCAGCGAGAACATCTCCCAGAGGACGATGCCAAAGGACCAGACATCGCTGTAGGTGCTAAAAACATGGTCGGTTAAAGATTCCAGTGCTAGCCATTTAATTGGCATCTTTCcattttctaaaatataaaaacatcgCATAATAACATACTTAATTTAGGTAACATATGTGTTTACCctttttgtaataattttgaTACAAGGATCTGGCTAGACCAAAGTCACAGATCTTGACCACGTTTTTATCGCAAAGCAGAATATTTCTGGCGGCCAAATCACCGTGGAGAACCTGCTTGGAGGAGAGGTACTCCATGCCCCGGGCCACTTGGAAGGCCCAACTGACCAGATTGGAGGTCGTTAATGTGATAGGCTTCGTTGAGTCAGTTTCATAATTGGAACCCCAGATGGGATTATACAGCGTAgcttattaaagaaaaaacatcACATATTATAGCAATCTTTGGAGAATGTACTTAAAGGTTCCATAAAATAATGCTCACCTTCGTCGTGGGGGTCAGTATCGGTATCCAAGCTAATCAGAGAACTGGTATCAATCTTATCTGTCATGGGATTTATTTGATTAACAAAGTGTGATCTATTCTTTAGAAGAACATTATGAATATTTCCAAACCGACAGTAC
This region of Drosophila bipectinata strain 14024-0381.07 chromosome 2L, DbipHiC1v2, whole genome shotgun sequence genomic DNA includes:
- the LOC108126043 gene encoding myb/SANT-like DNA-binding domain-containing protein 4 isoform X2, with translation MHKRTRQRGRNFSPSEEVMLLELLKPFKDVIDNKKSDATTCQLKKNAWQQLACQFSLQTGMPRSWRTLKDKYKNMNSKLRIEGSFSSPRQSQEMQEPASSCVSVVYDDDDLDQNEFLEQGENFQGKLIQEKLIQQGESIQDVPVELETSEELSPEQMKEDKVSVSKRKRSFQYEQIKLILLQQQFQNDENIRAAEKHHLELKSISLRNELLELELEEKRRRMGMLSYV
- the Ssb-c31a gene encoding RNA polymerase II transcriptional coactivator, encoding MLIHLLANTAIYQAPIFCASINNLPKKEPKMPKIKKKQQSSSSESDSGPEDRNQPASKKAKQTPTSAAGKTDGRSEENTWTLEKLRLVTINEFRGRKMVDIREHYEKDGKTLPGRKGISLSITQWKKLIDQAGEITKALES
- the LOC108126009 gene encoding cytidine deaminase, with product MSHLTENFSRPEKAEEVVTFGSLDTTVQQLLRAAFEVRQRAYVPYSGFKVGAAFRAKDNDQIFAGCNVENAAFTPSSCAERTALAKAVSEGTTEFSVGAVVAYEPDVFTTPCGVCRQFIREFATDDIPIYIGQSIDARIAAKEEPFRNEDPVLCTSIFNLLPSSFRTYRK
- the LOC108126045 gene encoding transmembrane protein 222 isoform X1, producing the protein MSTNPRLELQPSEDVEITMGRSGGGAGDGIQERLPPISVEAQRFPFCIVWTPIPVLTWIFPMIGHMGICTSAGVIRDFAGAYFVSEDNMAFGKPTRYLQLHPKNVEGGSYAWDEAVSKASVLYGTRIHNIFCDNCHSHVATALSYMRYKDSTSWNMLILSMWLFGCGRYVGISGFLKTWLPFAILVAVCVLLGVYF
- the LOC108126010 gene encoding cytidine deaminase is translated as MTQVFINGARDELNVREFDSLDPAIQELIHAATEARKQAYCPYSNFAVGAALRTSDGTIYSGCNIENGAYATCICAERTAAVKAISEGKRDFVACAVVAQQDNGFTTPCGVCRQFLSEFVNGKDIPLYAAKPSNLPLRVLCTSVLQLLPNSFSFSNGK
- the LOC108126043 gene encoding myb/SANT-like DNA-binding domain-containing protein 4 isoform X1, whose product is MESNQMHKRTRQRGRNFSPSEEVMLLELLKPFKDVIDNKKSDATTCQLKKNAWQQLACQFSLQTGMPRSWRTLKDKYKNMNSKLRIEGSFSSPRQSQEMQEPASSCVSVVYDDDDLDQNEFLEQGENFQGKLIQEKLIQQGESIQDVPVELETSEELSPEQMKEDKVSVSKRKRSFQYEQIKLILLQQQFQNDENIRAAEKHHLELKSISLRNELLELELEEKRRRMGMLSYV
- the LOC108126045 gene encoding transmembrane protein 222 isoform X2; this encodes MGRSGGGAGDGIQERLPPISVEAQRFPFCIVWTPIPVLTWIFPMIGHMGICTSAGVIRDFAGAYFVSEDNMAFGKPTRYLQLHPKNVEGGSYAWDEAVSKASVLYGTRIHNIFCDNCHSHVATALSYMRYKDSTSWNMLILSMWLFGCGRYVGISGFLKTWLPFAILVAVCVLLGVYF